TACTATACCCAGCAGAAAGTCTGGGGCAGATCGTATCCTTCTTAAAGGGTAAGGAGAAAATTACCCCCTACGCAAAGCATCCCCGTGAAGAAGCAAAAAAAAGTGTGGAACATCTTGATTTCAGCGATGTGGCTGGGCAGGAAACCGTCAAGCGAGCCATGCAAATCGCAGCGGCAGCGTCTCATAATTTACTCCTCATTGGTCCGCCGGGAGCTGGAAAAACAATGATGGCCAAAAGAATATCTGGAATTCTGCCTGAAATGAGCTATGAAGAAAAGCTTGAGGTCACAAAGATTTACAGTGTGACAGGGAAACTGACTTCAGATCATCCCATGATCACGGCAAGACCTTTTCGTGCGCCCCATCATACGGTATCAGGGCCGGCCTTGGTGGGAGGCGGCGTAAGCCCAAGACCCGGTGAAGTATCACTTGCTCATTGCGGAGTTTTGTTTTTGGATGAGCTTCCGGAATTCAGCCGCTATGTGCTGGAAATGCTGCGGCAGCCGGTGGAGGATGAAAAGGTCTCCATCTCCAGAATCAGAGGGACCGTTACCTTTCCATCTCGCTTTCTGCTTCTTGCCTCTATGAATCCATGCCCTTGCGGCTATTATGGTGATCCAACACATGCGTGTACCTGCACTCAAAATCAAATACGAAGTTACCTGTCTAAGGTATCCGGACCCTTACTGGATAGGATGGATATGCATATCGAAATACTTCCGGTGAAGTACAGTGAGCTTGCGGGGCTGGGACTTGATTCGAATCAGCAAATGGGAGCCTTCAAGCAAAAAACATCGGAAGAACTGCGAAAGGACGTTGAGCAAGCCAGGGAAGTCCAGCTTGAACGCTATAAAAGTGAATCCATCTGCTACAATTCACAACTGACGACAGGATTGATTAGAAAATACTGTGCTTTAGATCGAGAAACAGAAACGCTGCTGGAACATGCATTTCATAAGTTATCTTTTAGTGCAAGAGCTCATTATAAAATCATCAAGCTGGGGAGGACTATTGCCGATTTGGAAGGGGAAGAACAAATTCGCCTTCATCACATCGCGGAAGCGATTCAATACAGAAGTCTTGACAAAATGTACAGGGGAATGGTGATGGTAAGCCCCAGGTAGCACCTATATAATAGAAGAAAAAATTTTGAAGAAGCAATCAGGAATAAACAGGTGAAATATGGATAAGATCAAAAAAGTAAAAGTAGGGGAGAAAGATTACCCTGAACTGCTCAATTACATTGGAAATCCACCAGAGGCACTTTACTATCAAGGAGACATCACGCTGGCAAGCGAACCTTTGATTGCCGTTGTGGGTGCTAGAAAAGCATCCTCATATGGAAAATGGGCAGCGTACCATTTGTCAGAGAAACTTTCGGAATTCGGCATCGGTGTGGTAAGCGGAATGGCTTATGGCATTGATGCCTATGCACATAAAGGAGCTGTTGATTATGGAGGCAGGAC
This genomic window from Clostridiales bacterium contains:
- a CDS encoding YifB family Mg chelatase-like AAA ATPase, whose protein sequence is MYSQVKSGSLYGLDSEQVMVEVDLSPGLPAFNLVGLPDISVRESKERIRAAMVNSNFPFPSKRITINLAPAGTKKEGTHFDLPIALGVMAANGTVKKSVVSSFAFLGELSLDGKLNRIDGALPLAIGLRNYGVKKIILPSANAAEVAAIDDILLYPAESLGQIVSFLKGKEKITPYAKHPREEAKKSVEHLDFSDVAGQETVKRAMQIAAAASHNLLLIGPPGAGKTMMAKRISGILPEMSYEEKLEVTKIYSVTGKLTSDHPMITARPFRAPHHTVSGPALVGGGVSPRPGEVSLAHCGVLFLDELPEFSRYVLEMLRQPVEDEKVSISRIRGTVTFPSRFLLLASMNPCPCGYYGDPTHACTCTQNQIRSYLSKVSGPLLDRMDMHIEILPVKYSELAGLGLDSNQQMGAFKQKTSEELRKDVEQAREVQLERYKSESICYNSQLTTGLIRKYCALDRETETLLEHAFHKLSFSARAHYKIIKLGRTIADLEGEEQIRLHHIAEAIQYRSLDKMYRGMVMVSPR